Genomic segment of Pirellulales bacterium:
GCCTGGTGCTCGACTTGCTGGAACGGATCCCCAAAGTGGGCGATCGCTGTACCTGGCAAGGCGTCGAACTCGAAGTGGTCGACATGGATGGGCCCCGCATCGATCGCGTCTTGCTCACCCCGCCGGCCGGATCGGAAGGCGCATCATCCGCCGACCAGCCTGCGGCCAGCTGAAAGGGCTGCGAAGTACCTTCTCATCGCTGCAATAGGTGCCGCCGAATTTCTGCGGCGATCGTGCAGCGCGGGTCTGTGCCTTGAGATGCAGCGCCGCAAGAACGAAGCGAGGCGCGCCGGCTATGCGGGCGCGCCTCTGCCTTTCGGCTGGCTTCGTATCGATTGGACTGTTGCGCGATCAGCCTGCGTTGATTTGCACTTTCACGGCCTGAGGTGACTGCTTCTTTTTCAATCGCACGGTTAGCACGCCGTGCTGGTAATCGGCCGTCACGTCCTGGGAGTCGACTCCGCTGGGCAGGCCGATCGTGCGGCGAAAACGCCCCGCGCGGGTTTCGACGTGGTGAAAGTACTTGTCCGATTTCTCGGTGAGCTGTTCCTGCTTCTCGCCGGCAATAGTCAGTGACTCGCCGGTCGCGGTGATTTCGAGTTGCTGCGGATCGATGCCGGGCACCTCGACGCGAACGGTGACTTCGTCGTCGCTTTCCATCACGTCGAGCGGTGGAAAGGCCATGCCAAACGTGCCGAGTGCGTTTTCGAGCGGGTTGCGGACCAGCGAGGCGAACATACGGTCCATTTCTTTCCCCAGGTCGCCCAAGGGTGAAATGTCGCCGCCCGAGGTGAACTTATTGCGCCAAGGAATCAGTGTCATGATGGAAAACTCCCCCTCCTGAAACGATCGACCGCGGGCCGCGCGTCGCCATGTGGCCACGGCGGCCCCAGTGCCGGTTGCCTAAGGTACGGACTAGGCCGACTGCACGGCGATCTTGCGCGGCTTGGCAGCTTCGACCTTCGGCAAGGTGAGCGTCAACACGCCCGCCGCATAGGTGGCCGCGATGCGACTGCCGTCGATCTCTTCGCTGACACGAAAGCTGCGGTAGAAATCGCCCACGCCAAATTCCTCGGCCAGGAAGTTCACGCCTTCCTGCCGGGGTTGGACCTTACCGTGGATCGTCAGCTCGCCGTTTTCGAAGTGGATGTCGATATCTTCCGTGCGCACGCCGGGCATGTCGGCCACGACTTGCAACTGGTGCGGCATCTCGACGATATCGACAAACGGCCGGTAGCAACGCCCGCTGCGCGTGCGTTCGCTCGACTCGACCTGCTCGCCATGCTGCTGTGGGGCAACCACATGAGGCGTCATGATTCGTTCTCCTATGTTTGGTTGTTCGCGCCGAGGGCGATAGTCTGCATCGCCCCGCGCGTCAGTTGCTCGATACCTGAATCTTGCGCGGCCGGGCCGCCTCGGCCTTGGGTAGCACGATCGATAGCACGCCGTCCTTGAGCGTCGCCTCGACGCGGTTCGCATCGACGTCGATCGGTAACCGCACCACGCGACTGAAGGTTCCGGCGCCGCGTTCGCGCCGATGCACCTTGGAGCCCTCCGGCTCGCGAATGGTCCGCGCACCGCGAAGCGACAGCTCGTTACCGACGACCGAGACCTCGAGGTCACCCGGCTCGACACCCGGCAACTCGGCTTCGGCCCGCAGCTCGTGTTCGGTTTCCCAGAGATTGAGGGCCGGGAACGCGCGCGTCCCCGTCAGCGCCGCGGCTCCTGCCTGGGGCCAGTTCGCGACGTTGCCCATCACATCGCCCATCAACCGGTCCATTTCATCGCGCCACTGCGACAGGGCCGGCATCCGATAATTCACTCGACGCAGCACCATGACGACTCCTCCCTCAGCTCATTCGTGCCCCGCAGCGAGCGCTTGGCGGTCGAACGACCGCTGGAGAAACGCCCTGCTCTGGGGGCCGTGTGCCAAGGCCAAATCGCAAAGGCTGTGCCAAAGCGACGAGCGAAGGATGCGATCCGTAACTGCTTATAAGATAATTGCTTGCGTCTCTTGGTGCAGACGAGGTCGGCGAGTCGTTCTTGCCATTTTGGCAGGCGTGTTTCATGCACTTGGGACAGGTGTCAATTTGGCAGTCCGGGAACCCTCTGCGGGCTGCGCTTCGGTCGTCGCCGTAGCGCGGTATCGCCGTCTTGCGCTTCGCAAGAGAGACGCCCACGGCGATTGGCTTCGAGCCGACAGGGCCGTCGGGCGGTCACTAACCTTCCACGAGATAAACGTTTACAGTGCGCGACCCTGCGGTTGGCGACGTGTTGTTGGGCATCGGGGGTGCCAGTATACTTCGGCGTCCTGAGCCGTCTGCGAACGAGTCGTCCAGCCGAAGCGCTCACTCTCGCCACGAATTTTGAACCATGCGCTTTACGCTGATTGACCGGGTCATCGAGTTACAGCCAGGCAGCCGCATCAAAGCGGTCAAGAACCTGTCGATGGCCGAGGAGTACCTCGCGGACCACTTTCCCGGTTTTCCGGTCATGCCTGGGGTGATGATGCTCGAGGCACTCACCCAGGCCAGTGCGTGGCTGATTCGCGCAAGCGAAGACTTTGCCCACAGCGTCGTCGAGCTGAAAGAGGCGCGGAACGTCAAGTACGGCAATTTCGTCGAGCCGGGGCAAGTGCTCACCGTTTCGGCGGAGATCACTGACATGGCTCCCGGCGAGACGCGTTTAAAAGCCGAGGGGAGCGTGGGCGAGATCAAGACGGTCTCGGCGCGGCTGGTACTGCGGCGCTACAACCTCGCCGACAGCGACCCCGAAAAAGCCGTGGCCGACGTGGTGGTGAAACAAAAGCTGCGCGAGTTGTTCGCGTTGCTCTGGAAAGACGCCGCGGCCGCAGCCTCTTGAGGCGCGTCGCGTCGTGAACCGGCATTGGCGTTGAAGCATGTCCGTGGTACCCGACCTCCAAGGCAAGACGGCGATTGTGACCGGCGGCAGCCGGGGAATCGGCCGCGCCTGCGCCGTGGCTTTGGCCCGGGCCGGATGCCAGGTAGCGATCGTCTATCACAGCAATTCTGCCGCGGCCGAATCGTTCGTCGCCGAACTGCGAGAGGGCGGCCATGCGGTTGAGGCCCATCAGGCCGACGTCCGCGACGCGCAGCGCGCTCAAACCTTGGTCGACCAATTGGCCGAGCAGTGGAATCGGCTCGACATCCTCGTCAATTCGGCCGGCGTCATTCGCGACGGCCTGTTTGCCGCGATGACCGACGAGCAATGGCACGACGTGATCGCGACCAATCTGCACGGAACCTACAACTATTGCCACGCGGCGGTCCGGCCCATGCTGGCCAACCGCTCGGGCAGCATCGTCAACCTGTCCAGCGTGGCCAGCGAATTCGGCAACCGCGGCCAGGTGAACTATGCGGCCAGCAAGGGCGCGATCGACGGGATGACGCGCTGCCTGGCCAAGGAAGTCGCCGCCCGCAAGGTGCGTGTGAATGCCGTCGCGCCGGGCATGATCGAGACCGAAATGAGCGAAGCGGTGCGCAACCTGGCGCCCGACCTGGTCAAGCAAGCGATTCCGCTGCGCCGGGTGGGCCGGCCGGAAGAAGTCGCCGCGCTGGTCGCGTTTCTGGCCAGTGACGCGGCCAGCTACATCACCGGCCAGGTCATCCGCATCGACGGGGGGCTCAGCCTGGGTCACTAGCCGCGGCCGCGCGACGGGCGGCTTGCGCCCTGTCGTCCTCCGCGAATCCCCGAACTGTAACAACGCGAGGCGGATTCACGCCCAACAAGACATCCACGCCGACGAGATTCCCAGCGGTGCAGCGACCGCGGGCGGCGGCGTGAACGATTCATTCCCCCCAACTTTGAGGAGACTTACGAGCCATGCCCACCACCGAAGAAATTTATGACAAGGTCAAGACGGCCCTGGTCGACGCCCTGGGGGTCGACGAAGACGAAGTCACGCCCGACGCGACATTGACGGGCGACTTGGGCGCCGAGAGCATCGATTTTCTCGACATCGTGTTCCGGCTCGAAAAGGCCTTCGGCATCAAGATTCCGCGCGGCGAACTGTTTCCCGAGAACATCCTGACCGACGCGCAATATGTCAAAGACGGCAAGTTTACCGAGGCGGGTCTCGACGAGCTGCGCAAGCGGATGCCGTTTGCCAACCTGACCGAGTTTGCCAAGGACCCGCGCCGCGACGCGTTTCAGAACCTGTTCACGGTCGAGACGATCTGCAAGTACCTGGCGACGAAAGTCGGTTAACGCGGCTGGCCAGCGCCCCGGCCCCCTGGGGCGATGATTGTGAAGACCGGCCCGCCGGCAAGTTGAGCGAACCATGCGTTGGATCTGGATCGACAAGTTCATCGAGTTCGAGAGCGGCCGTCGCGCCAAGGCGATCAAGAATCTGTCCTTGGCCGAGGAGCACTTGCACGACCACTTTCCCGGATTTCCGGTGATGCCCAACACCTTGATCATCGAGGGGTTGGCTCAAACCGGCGGCATTCTCGTCGGCGAGCACAGCCAGTTCGAGGAGAAAGTGATCCTGGCCAAGGTGCCTAAGGCCGTGTTCCACTTTGCCGCGGTGCCGGGCGACACGCTGATCTACGAGGCCACGATCGAGGACATCAAAGAGGACGGGGCGATCGTGTCGTGCACGAGCCACGTGGGCGAGCGGTTGCAGGGCGAGGTCGAAATCGTCTTCGCCCACCTCGACGACAGCCAGCGATTGCGAAACCTGTTCGAGCCGAAGAACTTTGTCTTTACCATGAAGCTGCTGGGTGTGTTCGACGTCGGGGGAGCGGCCGGTGCCGAGCCGCCGGCCTGGAGCAAGCTCAAGACGCAGATCGATCCGGGCACGGGCTCGCTGTGAGCGGCCCGGATCGCGCAGAACCTTACGCGAGTCGTGCAGGGAGAAGTTGACCATGCGGCGTCGCGTCGTCATCACGGGAATGGGTTGCCTGACGCCCGTCGGCAACGACGTCGAGTCGATGTGGAAGGCCGTGCTCGCCGGGCAGTCGGGCGTCGGACCGACCACGCTGTTCGACGCGAGCAACTTTCCCACGCGGATTTCGGCCGAGGTCAAGAACTGGGACATCGGCCAGGCGGGCGAAGACCCGGCGCTGTGGCAAAGCCACGGCCGGCACACGCAGTTTGCCGTCGGGGCGGCCAGGCAAGCCGTGCGCGACGCCGGGCTCGAAGACGGCAAGTTCGACCCGTTGCGGTTCGGCATCTATCTCGGCAGCGGAGAAGGGCAGCAAAATTTCGATCATTTCTCGCAGATGATGGTCGCTGCGCTGCGTGACGACGGTTCGCTCGACGTGGCGGCCTTCACCCGTAAGGGCCTCGAAATTCTCGATCCGACGGCCGAACTCGAACAAGAACCGAACATGGCGGCCGCGCATCTGGCCGGGCTGTTCAATGCCCAGGGGCCCAATGCCAACTGTCTAACGGCCTGCTCGGCCAGCGCTCAGGCCCTGGGCGAGGCGGCCGAGATGATCCGCCGCGGCGACGTCGATCTGATGCTCTCCGGCGGCACGCACAGCATGATTCACCCCTTCGGCGTGACGGGCTTCAACCTGCTCACGGCCTTGAGCACCAGCAACGACCAGCCAACCAAGGCCTCGCGCCCGTTCGACCTGCACCGCGACGGCTTCGTGCTGGGCGAAGGCGCCGCGATGCTGATCCTGGAAGAGTACGAACACGCCCGCCGGCGCGGCGCCAAGATCCACGGCGAGCTGCGCGGCTACGGTTCGACGGCCGATGCCTACCGGATCACGGATATTCATCCCGAAGGACGCGGCGCGGCGGCCTGCATTCAGATGGCCCTGGCCGACGCCGGGCTGAATGTCACGGACCTGCATTACATCAACGCCCACGGGACCAGCACCACCGTCAACGACAAGACCGAGACGATGGCGATCAAGCGGGCCCTCGGCGAGCACGCCTACAAGGTGCCCGTCTCGAGCACCAAGAGCATGATGGGGCACCTGATCGCGGCCGGCGGTGCGACCGAGTTGATCATCTGCCTGCTGGCCATTCGCGATAACGTGCTACCGCCGACGATCAACTACGAAACGCCCGACCCGAACTGCGATCTCGACTACGTACCTAATCAGGCCCGGCCGGGGCGCTGTGATTACGCCGCCAGCAACAGCTTTGGTTTCGGCGGGCAGAACATCACGCTCATTGCCGGGCGTTTCGCGGCCTGAGGCGGTGGGCGCAAGCGAGCGTGCCGGTGCCGTCGCGGGCCGGTCGCCCGCGCTACGGCGGCCGATACGCATGCCGTGTTGCGCCTACTCGACGAGTTCGTCGGTTCCGACGATTTCCAAATCGACTACCATGCCGCAGAGCGGTGGTAGCGATGCAAGCGTGGAGCTGCTGCTCGCGGGGGCCTGCGGCCTGTCGCTGATCTTGGCGGCAGGGCTGCAGCCGGTGGCCGAGACGGCCGCGATCGATGTCCAGAGAACGATGCTCACTTCCCACAGCGCGCGTTTCATCGTCAAGACTCCTTGTCGGTGCGCGGCCGCAGGGTTGCTGGCGCCGCCGCATTAACTGCCGAAGCGCAGTGGCGGGCGAAATGTTGCTAGCGGGACGCCCAAATTCTCGCGGACGACTGTGGCGAGTTTCGGTGGTGGAGGGCCCAATCCGGCGTTTACGGCAAGGCCGCACCGCGAGTAAGGTGTCGCAGCCCCCTGAAGGTTTACCGTTCCGGCAAAGGTTTCCCAATTCGTCGATCCTCATGCGGCGCTATCTGGTTCGCGGCATCCTGGTGTTGATGGTGGTCTTTGCCGCCGGCGGCGGGCTCTGGGCCGTGGGCCAGCGCGACGTACTCGATGCCCAGTTGCGCTGCTATCACCTGGCCCGGGCCGAGAGCTTTGCCGAGGCCCAGCAGCAAATCGCTTGGTTCGAGGCCCCGCCCCTGCCCGAGCGGAAGCTGCGCGTACTGGTGACGCGGTGGGGGACGGGCAACGAGCAGTTCGACCGTTACCTGGCCGATCATGTGGCCGATGCCGCCAGCACCGAGGCCCTGCGCCAGGCGTTTTCGCTGGAATTTGCCTGGCGACCCGAACAGTTGGAGCGCTGGGCCCACTATTGGCGCTACCGCGCGTCGCTCGAACCGGACGAGGCCGTCGAATCGGTTCTGAGCTACCTCGAAACCATGGCCGCGGCCGACCCACCGCGCTGGATCACCTGGCGCGACGTGCTCGACGTGCAGGCCGTATGGCAATTGGCCGGCCATCCCGAATTGGCCACGCGGCTCACGCCGGAAAACTATCGGCAGAGGTGTGCCCGTTGGATCGAATTGGGCCGTCCGCGTCCGGAGCGATTGACGCGGCCCGATCGGCCGCTGCCCGGCGAATCGGGCTGAAGGGCCAGGCCGTTGCGTCGGCCCAGCGCCGCGAGGAAAAAATGAACGGCCGGTGCAAACCCCATGGGGCATGCACCGGCCGTTTCCACACTCCCCCCAATGGTCGCTCGTTCGGGACTTCCCCCAGCGACCCAGTCAGATTTGTCTCACGGCTTAGGGGCCGATGCTGCGCGGGCGCTGAGCGAGGAAATCGCGCGGGCCGCGGTTGGTGTAATAGGGATAGGTGACGCCGGCCGAGGGCGGGCCCTGGGCGTAGCCATACTCGGGGCCGTTGGCCATCATCCGCGGGCCATGCTGAGCATAGCCGCAGGTAGCACAGCCGCCGCCGCCACCGCCGCCTCCGTAGTAGCCGCCGCCGCCGCCGCAACCACCGTCGCAGCCGCAGCCGTCGTCACACGAGTAGCCTTCGTCGTAGCAGCCGCCGCATCCACCACCGCAGCCACCGCAGCCGCCGCATCCCCAGCAGCCGCCACCGCAGAAGATGGCGTCGAGGAGGCAGCATCCGGTGCTGCTCGAGACCACGGCCATGAGAAAGGCCGCTAGAATCGCGCGCTTCATGCCTGTTGTTCCTTGTCGCTTGGGGTCAGCCTACCGCCGCAGTTTCTCGCACCCCCCTGATCCTCGACGAGCGAGGATGTCACGCGATTGCCTGGGTGGAGAGCCGCCCGTCGCGTTGGCCAAAGGCACACGCGAATTTCCTGTCTCGGGCGATTGCCGTCGCGGTCTACTGGGTTCTATCGGCCGCGCTTCTGGCAGAATCCAAAAAATCGTTACGGCCGGAACGACCAGGAAATGCGGCACAGCAGGCCAACGCCGCTGCGGCCGCCCGCCGGACGCCAGCAAGTTGCCGCTGGCGGCCGCTACGATCCGCTGGCGACCCGGCCGACGGGGTATTTCTCGCCGGCCAGCAACATGGTGAAGCCCGCGACCCGGCCGGAGTCCTTGATTTCGAAGATCAACTTCGCGGCGGTCCAGCGGAGCGCAAACTCGGTCGGCGAGAGCGGCACGAGGTCGATCACCTGGCCGGTCTTCATGTGTAGTTGCAGCAGGCCGTCGACCAGCTCGATGCGGCCGAACTCGCCCAAGAGCGTCTTGTAGTCACCGACGAACTTGCCGAGCTCGTCGCGCGAAAGCTCGACGACGTGGCGATCTTGCAGCGGCGGCGGCGCCGGGCCGGTCTCGTCCAACTCGCGCAGCCAGATATTGCGATACAGCACCGGGTTGCCATGGTCTTGCAGCCCCAGCGGCAGCCGATCGTCGTGCTTCGTATAGGGGCCATTCTGCAGCCATGACGTCGGTCCCCAGATTTCGACGTTGTCCTGAACCAGGATGCCGTTGTGCACGACGGTGATCCGCGCGGGCCGTCGGACAGTGCCGTCTTCGTCGAACCGCGGCCGGCGGAAGACGATGTCGTAGCTTTGCCATTCGCCCGGCGGACGGCAGGCGTTGACCAGCGGCGGGTATTGACCGTAGATCGCGCCGGCCTGACCATCGGCGTAGGTGATATTCTCGTAGGAATCGAGCACCTGCACTTCGTACAGTCCCATGAGAAAGACGCCGCTGTTGCCGCGGCCTTGGCTTTGCCCTTTGACGACGGCCGGCGCGGCCCATTCGACGTGCAACTGCACGTCGCCGAACTTGTCGGCCGTGTAGACGTAGCCGCTCATGGGCACCGACTCCATCGCGCCGTCACGTACCTTCCACTTGGCCGGGTTGCCTTCGGCGTCGCGCCATTTCGACAGGTCGCTGCCGTCGAAGAGCACCACGGCATCCTCGGGCGCGGCCAAGGGCAGGTTCGATGTGCCGGGGCGCACGACGGGCGGCCGCGGCCGCTCCATGTCATGCGCCAACCAGCGGACCGGCGCCGGATCGGCCGCCACGGCGGCGAACCCGGTTGCGGCCAGGAACGACCAGACACCGACGACTGCCGGCTGCAAAATTCCGCGCGACATGGACACGCTCCGCCTTCAAGGGACTCTCGACCGTGGACGCAGGCGACAGGGCTGCGGCCCGCGGCGGCTCAATCGTAAGTTGGCGGTCGGCGCGTCTCAAATCGCCGGACGGCAATTTGCCCTGCGCGGGTTGTAGCGTTCGTGTCGCTCGCGCCTGGCGCGGGCCGCGTTCGACGGGCGGGAATAGTCGAGGCCGCCGCGGCGGAATAGCCGCTCGTCAGCGCGGAATTCGCGCCGCGGGAAATCGGTTTGACCATCGATTTGACGGGCAATAGACTCGATAATGCTAGTTGGCCTGATGCCCTTTTTTGGGGGGCGTTCTTCTCGGCCGGCTTGCCCGCCGCACTCGACCCGGAACCGGTGCGATGGGCCAGACGAAGAGTGCAGCGTCGGGCGGATGTCCGCCTGCGGCCAGGCGAGCCGAGCGAACACGGCTTTCGCGGACCGCCGGGGGCATCGCGATGACGCTGCCGAAAGGTTCCCCCGAGCAACGGCTCACCGTACAACACCGAATTGCCGCTTCGATCGCCTGCGGTAGGCAAGGCCGCAGCTCCGACAACCGCCGCGAACCAACTCCTGTCGCGCCAGAAAGGCTCTTTCGATGAACGCGTCCGATCGTCCGCGGGCCACGCTGGGCCGCCGCGTCCTGATGCTCCTGTCGGTGGCCGTAGCCATCGTGCTGTTTTCCGCCGCCACGAGCTGGGCTCAAGAAGCCGCCGCCGGCGGCGAGGCGAACGCCGCCCAAACCGAGAGCCTGTTGATGTGGATCGCTCGCTGCTCGGGGGTGATTGGCCTGTTCATCCTGGTCCTGTCGATCTACTTCCTGGCCACGGTGATCCAGTTGTTCATCGAGATTCGCGAGAGCGAAGTGTCGCCCAAGGAATTGGTAGAAAACTGCGAGCAGTTGATCGGCCAGAAGAACTTCAAGCAGGCCTTGCAGACGGCGCGCGAAGACGACTCGCCCTTGGGTCAGCTGATCTCGGCCGGGATGAGCGAGTTGCAGCATGGGCTGGGCGAGGCCCGCGAAGCGATGGACCGCACCAGCGAGTCGATCACGACGCAGATGGAAAAGCGCATCAGCATTCTAGCGGTGTTGGGGACACTGGGCCCGATGATCGGCCTGCTGGGAACGCTCAAGGGCATGATCGCCAGCTTCAGCGTCATTGCCCGGAGCGACCAGCAGATGAAGCCGGCCGAGGTCGCCGGCGGTATCTCTGAGGCGCTGCTGCTGACCTTCGAGGGCGTGGCGCTGAGCGTGCCGTCGATCTACTTCTTCGCGTTCTTCAAGAACCGGATCGCGGCGCTGACCGTCAACACGGCGCTGATCGCCGACGACCTGGTGCGCAAGGTCTATCATGCCTCCCGTGGGTCGCGCTCAACCGCGGCCGCAGCACCGGCTGCAGCGCCGGCCGCGGCACCCGCCGGGTCTTGAGCCGCCCGTGCCAGCGTGTGGCCACGCGCCGCGCTAATCAGGAGCTTCCACCATGTCGCAAAGTGCCGAGGGTGAACCAAATCTGGTTCCGATTCTCGACATGGTGTTCCAGTTGGTGACGTTCTTCATCCTGGTGATGAACTTCAAGGCGGCAGTCGTCGACCTCAAACTGCAATTGCCGGTGTTGGGGGCGGCCTCGCCGATCGAAACGCCGGCGACCGACGTGCTGGTACTGAACGTCGATCCCGAGGGGAAAGTGACCTCCTACGGCCAGCCGCAAGATCTCGAAAAATTCGTCAACGTCGAAGCCCAAGTCGCGTTGTCGAAAGCGCAGGTGCGCAATCCCGACCTCAAGTTCGGCGACGAGCTGCCCACGATCGTCGTGATCCGCGCCGACCAGGCGACGCCGTTCCGCGTGCTCAACCGCGTGGTCACCGTGTGCCGCGAGGTCGGTTTGCGCAACGTGCAGTTCCGCTACACGACCAATCCGGGACAAGGGAGCTAAGCCGATGGCTCGCAGCCACCGTTTTCGGCGACGTCACCGGACGCCCGACGATGTCCAGATGAACCTGGCCGCCATGCTCGACATGGCGTTCCAACTGCTGGCTTTCTTGATTCTCACGTTCCGTCCGTCAGCCACGGAAAGTGCGATCGGATTGCGGCTACCGGCCGAATTGCCCGTGACCAAGGGGGCGGCCGCTTCGATGGAGATCGTCCCGGAAGTCGTGATCGAAGAGCCGGAAACCGAAACCCTGAGCATTCAGGTGCATTCGACCGTCGATGGCAAGCTCGAGTCGGTCACTTTCGGTCAGGGGGTAACCGTTTCGAACCTCGATCAATTGCGCACTGAGTTGCAAGCGTTGTTCGGCGGGGCCAGCTCGTTCGGGCAGGTGTTTCTCAATATCGAGCCCAGCTTGCACTACCAATACGTCGTGCAACTGATCGACGTCTGCGCCGGGATCAAGCTGCCCAACGGCGAAAATCTCACGCAAATCGGCTTTGGTGAATTGGCAGGCGACCAATGACCACGCGGCGCGGCGGCGCGATGCTCGTGGGGGTCCTGTGGGCCCTGTCCGCGCGAGTCGTTCCGCTGGCGGCCCAAGACGAACCGCCTGCGGCGCCGGCCGCCGCAGAATCGTCGCCGTCGGGCCCGCTGGCCATAACCCCCGAACCCCCGCAGCAGAGCGAGCCGAGCGAGGCGGCCGAATCGGCCAATCCCGCGGTCCCGGGTTCGGCGGCCGAGATCGGAGCCTTCGAGCACGAGCTCGAGGTGGTCACCGACGGCTCGCTCTCGACGCGGGCCGTCGAGATGCCCGCCTACTGGGCGCTGCTCGGACTGGTGAAGGACATTCCGGCCGAGGAACTGGAGAAGAGCGCCCGGGAAGTCTCGTTTCACGACTTGATGACGACGCCGGCCAAGTTTCGCGGCGAACTGGTCACCGTCGAACTGACGGTGCGGCGGGTCGTGAGCTACGACCTGCCCGAAGGCAACCCGTTGGGTCTGTCGAAGGTCTACGAAGTTTGGGGCTGGCCCACGACCAACGAGGGTTGGCTCTATGTCGCCGTGCTCACGGAACTGCCCGAGCGCATGCCGTCGGAAAAGGACGTCGAGATCTATGTCCGGCTCACGGGCCGGTTCTTCAAGCTGCAGGGATACCAACCCGGCGGTGCCGAGCCGAATGCGCGACCGCTGCGGGCCCCGCTGATCCTCGGCAAGTTGCGGCTGGTGCAGCGGCCCGCGCCGCCGTCGAAAGCCGCGGAGTGGTATTTCGGCCTGCAATTGCTGCTGGTCGGATTGATGGCGATCGGTGCCGTGCGGCTGCTGATTCTGTTGCGAGTGCGTTTGGCCCGACAGTCGCGGACCGAGCGGTTTACCCTGGCCGATCGCGGCGCGGGCGAAGCCCACGAATCGCCCCAGCGCGACACCGAAACCGACGGCGGGGCCTTCGATTGGATCGACGAAGTGCCGAAGCAGCCGTAGCGGGCCCCTTGATCCATGCAGGACCGGCGCGGCAACGTGCAGGCACCGGCCCTTAGCCGATCAACTTACCCATGCTGATCCGGTCTTCCACGGCATAGCCGAGCTTCCGGTACATCTCGACGACGGCCGCATTCGACGCCATGACCTGGAGATTGATCTTCGGACACCCCTGGTTCTTCAGGGCCAACTCGGCGTGGTCCATGAGCGCCGTTCCAATTCCGTGCCGGCGCAGCGCCGGATCAACCGCCAGAGAGTAGATCCAGCCCCGATGGCCGTCGTAGCCGGCCATGACGGTGCCCACAATACGGTTGTCGACGAGTGCGACCCAAAACAACTCTCGTTGCGTCGCCAATTTGTTGCGAATGATGGTGAGCGGATCATTGTGGGCAGCCGAGTAATTGAACACTTGCGTCCAGAAGGCAACGACCATCGCTTGGTCGTCCTCTTCGAAGCGCCGGATCTGATAGGGTTCCATGGGTTACCTCCGCGAGGAGTACGCGTGTGTCGAACCGGCTGCACCCGACGGATTGCTGCAAGGTTCTGACGCTCGTCGTGAGGCTGGTCAAGCTTGCACGAGCTCTGGAGCGTCACCCCCCTTGCGTCGTAGAAGATGGCTGGTTTCCGCGGGGAACTCGCGGCGATCGTCCCAAGCCGCGCCGGATCGCCGGCAGGTTTGCAGCCCCGGCCCCGGCCTCGGTAGGATAAGGGGCTCTCTCCCGGCCTGCGACGATTTGTGCCGCGGTCCCCGGGAGTTCGGCCTGCGACAATCGCCCTTCAGCACGCGGTGCGACCGCGACGCGCGCCCGGCCGCAGAAGGGTTCCTCGAAATGCACGAAGGAGTACTCGACATGCGTCTGATTCGTGGCTCGGCTTGGACCCTGTTGGCAGCGGTGGCGTTGGTGGGCTGTGCCGACAATTCGGGCAGCATGGCCACCAATGGCAACGGTAACGGCAATGGCAACGGCCACAGCGAACCCAAGGGCAAGGTGACGGTCGTCTCGCCCGGTCCCGAGGCCTACGACCAGGCGCAGACCGCCCTGATCGAGGCGAAG
This window contains:
- a CDS encoding MotA/TolQ/ExbB proton channel family protein, giving the protein MNASDRPRATLGRRVLMLLSVAVAIVLFSAATSWAQEAAAGGEANAAQTESLLMWIARCSGVIGLFILVLSIYFLATVIQLFIEIRESEVSPKELVENCEQLIGQKNFKQALQTAREDDSPLGQLISAGMSELQHGLGEAREAMDRTSESITTQMEKRISILAVLGTLGPMIGLLGTLKGMIASFSVIARSDQQMKPAEVAGGISEALLLTFEGVALSVPSIYFFAFFKNRIAALTVNTALIADDLVRKVYHASRGSRSTAAAAPAAAPAAAPAGS
- a CDS encoding biopolymer transporter ExbD; protein product: MARSHRFRRRHRTPDDVQMNLAAMLDMAFQLLAFLILTFRPSATESAIGLRLPAELPVTKGAAASMEIVPEVVIEEPETETLSIQVHSTVDGKLESVTFGQGVTVSNLDQLRTELQALFGGASSFGQVFLNIEPSLHYQYVVQLIDVCAGIKLPNGENLTQIGFGELAGDQ
- a CDS encoding DUF1080 domain-containing protein, with protein sequence MSRGILQPAVVGVWSFLAATGFAAVAADPAPVRWLAHDMERPRPPVVRPGTSNLPLAAPEDAVVLFDGSDLSKWRDAEGNPAKWKVRDGAMESVPMSGYVYTADKFGDVQLHVEWAAPAVVKGQSQGRGNSGVFLMGLYEVQVLDSYENITYADGQAGAIYGQYPPLVNACRPPGEWQSYDIVFRRPRFDEDGTVRRPARITVVHNGILVQDNVEIWGPTSWLQNGPYTKHDDRLPLGLQDHGNPVLYRNIWLRELDETGPAPPPLQDRHVVELSRDELGKFVGDYKTLLGEFGRIELVDGLLQLHMKTGQVIDLVPLSPTEFALRWTAAKLIFEIKDSGRVAGFTMLLAGEKYPVGRVASGS
- a CDS encoding biopolymer transporter ExbD, yielding MSQSAEGEPNLVPILDMVFQLVTFFILVMNFKAAVVDLKLQLPVLGAASPIETPATDVLVLNVDPEGKVTSYGQPQDLEKFVNVEAQVALSKAQVRNPDLKFGDELPTIVVIRADQATPFRVLNRVVTVCREVGLRNVQFRYTTNPGQGS
- a CDS encoding GNAT family acetyltransferase; the encoded protein is MEPYQIRRFEEDDQAMVVAFWTQVFNYSAAHNDPLTIIRNKLATQRELFWVALVDNRIVGTVMAGYDGHRGWIYSLAVDPALRRHGIGTALMDHAELALKNQGCPKINLQVMASNAAVVEMYRKLGYAVEDRISMGKLIG